In SAR202 cluster bacterium, the genomic stretch TCTTTGGGATATAAATGGGAAAATTACTGGTCAACCAATCCACAGACTACTAGGCACATGCAAAGAGGTTGTTCCTGTATATTCGAGTACAGGTTTTTGGGAAACAAAAGAAGAATATGCAGAAGAAGCTATTAAATTTAAAGAAATGGGCTGGATAGCTCATAAAATACATCCACATGGAATTGCAGCAAACGATATTGAAATATCTGAAGCTGTACGAAAAGCTGTGGGTCCTGAGATGAAACTGATGCTAGATTCAACATGGGCTTACAACTACGAAGATGCTGTAAGGGTTGGCCGTGCAATAGAAGAATTAAATTACTATTGGTATGAAGACCCTTTAGCGGAAGAAGATATTTACAACTATATAAAACTTCATCAAAAATTAGATATTCCTATTCTATCTACTGAATATGCCCCTGGAAGGTATTATGGCATGACTCAATGGATCACCCAATTTGCAACTGACATCCTTAGAGGCGATGTAGCGATTACTGGTGGTATTACTCCATTGGTTCGACTATGCCATCTTGCAGAAGGATTCAAAATGAAATGCGAGATTCATCACGGAGGAAACTCCTTGAATAATGTAGCCAACCTACATGTTACGATGGCAGTCCCTAACTGTGAATTTTTTGAATTTTTCCCTTCCACAGGAAGTAATATGTTCGGGTTAGTAGAAGATATCCAATTCGATGGAGGTGTTGTACATGCACCTACAAAACCTGGGCTTGGATATGATATAGATTGGGAACTTTTACATAAAGAATACGCTGGTACTGCAGAATAAAGGAGATCAATTATGCCAAGTGATATACCTCAATCTATCGTAGGTGAAGAATTACCAAAGGGTGTATTTACTTCAACCGTAGTTGTAGATTGTGAACATATAGAAAAAATGCTTCATAAAGCTACAAGAAATCAATTTACCTTTTATTCTGATGAACCAGAACGACTTGGAGGAGATGCTAAACATCCCTCTCCTTTAGCTCATATTGTAGCTGGTATTGGATTCTGACTACTTACTCAACTGAAGCGGTACGCTTCAATGAGAAAAGTAGGAATTACTACCGCTAAAGTACACGTTGAACTTGACTATTATCTCAAGGGGTCAGTAAAACAAGGTACTGTTGAAAATAAAGTAACGGAAGTTAGAAGTGAATTTACTGTAGAATCCAAAGATCCTGATTCTGACGTTTTAGAAATAATTAGGATCGCTAAACAAGGTTGTTTTGCAGAAAATCTGGTTAAAAATGCGGTACCTTTAAAAAGTTCATGCCTACTCAACGGAAAAGAAATAGATGTGACGCAAACTTGACAGTACTATCCTGCTCAAGTTTAATGAAGTAGGTTAGTTATATCTATTAGGTATCATAATATTATTATGGCAAAACAATTAAACATATTT encodes the following:
- a CDS encoding mandelate racemase, producing the protein MKITNVKMDMFYWKSEPWKVGLNFQTFGSTQKLGVVTVETDEGISGNAFLGSSRMGADHFAPGLIEFIKPRLIGKNPQDIGAIWQDLWKANRSVSTYIIGAIDICLWDINGKITGQPIHRLLGTCKEVVPVYSSTGFWETKEEYAEEAIKFKEMGWIAHKIHPHGIAANDIEISEAVRKAVGPEMKLMLDSTWAYNYEDAVRVGRAIEELNYYWYEDPLAEEDIYNYIKLHQKLDIPILSTEYAPGRYYGMTQWITQFATDILRGDVAITGGITPLVRLCHLAEGFKMKCEIHHGGNSLNNVANLHVTMAVPNCEFFEFFPSTGSNMFGLVEDIQFDGGVVHAPTKPGLGYDIDWELLHKEYAGTAE